acacacagacacacatccaCACAGAGACCCTTTCCACAGAGACACACACCTACACCCagatacacacccacacacagaccccttccacagagacacacacccatacacagacacacacccacacacagacacacatccaCACAGAGACCCTTTCCACagagacacacacccacacacagacacaaacccacacagacacacacctctGGAGAGATACCCACACCCACAGACCCCCCCAAAGATACATCCCTtaccacacacagaaacacacacacacatagacagctTCCACAAAgagagacacacatgcacacacagacacatacatgcacacacagacacacacaaacagacaccCCTTCAACAGACAGACacacgcccacacacacacaccccttccacaaagagagacacacacccacacagagaTGCCTCCTTCACACACAGAGACTCCCCTACAGAGAGACACATACACAGACTCCCCCTGCAACACATACACATCGCCACACAGAGAGacatacacagaaacacacaaacaGACCCACATACACACGCTCACAGGTTGGGCGCCCAAGCTCCCTGCTCTTGAAGCCCGGCCCACTTCCTGGGGAAGGGGAAACACAATTCTACAAAGGCTCAGCACTCCCACCTTCATCCCTGCTGTTAAGAGTAAAGCGGTACCAAACACCCCCCGCCCAGCACCCCTAGAGATGTGTGCAATGTGGAGTCCCCGAGCACAGCCACAGAAGACACGGGCTGACCGCCTCTCCAGCAGGGCGAGGTATGCACAGGGCACCCCCTGGGGTCTGCCGGCCGTACCAGGAGGGAACGAAGGACCGCATGCCTTTGCCAGTCATGCCGAGGACCCTGCAGGGTATCTCTCCTCCCAGTCTGCTTCTGCAGGACCACACCCCTCCCCTTCTGCTTGGAGCCCTCCCCAGGCACCGAGGTGGGTCGCGCTGGCTTGGGGAGTCCTGGGAGCCAGCCCTGTGGTTCTGAGCATCACCAGGAACCCGGATCTGCCCAGCAGGAGAGACCCTCGGATGGCTGCCAACACATCACCTCAGGGCCACGATGCATCAGCAAACGTCCACCCCGCATGCTCAGCACTGCTCATGAGGCATGCCTTCTTCCGAGCATTCACCGTTACTTTAAGAGACCGTTCTCAGGACTCCGAATtcttatttttgaattaaaaacaagaaaagttaaaaaaaaaaaaaaagtattgaaaaAGTACTCACCGGAATGAAACGGAAACTGTTGTTTGGCTTCTCCTGTGTGAGCATCCCAGATTATTGTTGTCTGTGctccgcaaaaaaaaaaaaaaaaaaaaaaaaaaaaaaaaatttagttactGATTCCTCCCGCAAAGTTATCTCCAGAAAAATTTGTCACACATGAGAACACAGCAAgcccttctttttttctaaactaGCACTGCTCAACTTAAAAGTTTCTAGTAAgcacagtaaaaattaaaaaaaaaacaaaaaaaaaaaacagtaaaactttTTTTCACAATATACAGTTTTATTTCACTCCAGTACGGTGAAACTGTCACTTCAACGTGAATCAATATATTCGCATCGTGTGGCCTGTGTCTTTTTCGCCCACTCTTTGGAATCCAGGGTGTGTCTTACACACTTAAATCACCCAGACATCACACTTAGGAACTCAGCCACGCCCATCTGGTTATTATACTCCTCCGGACAACGGCAGCCGTTAACTGATATGCAGGAAGCTACCAATTTTGGTGGGAGTCCCATCTTTATCCTCAAACTTGAATacctatcattaaaaaaaaacttttctttttaaatgaagagaTTTTGGGTTGCACAGGACGTGAGATCCCAGGCATGCATCGAACGTACGTCACTCTGCACTAGAAACCgtagagtctgaaccactggacccaGCGGGGAAGTCCCAaacttgaaaaattattaaaaaacaaacaaacaatgcaCATCTAAAACTCCGTTTTGGAGCAATTTTCCAAGTGAAAAGCTGCAGAAATGGTTATTTCTGAAAATTCTCCTGACTGTCACTCAGTGAAGTGGGGACACCGCATAGGCTAGAGAAACTGGGTTCCACTGGTATTGCTGTACatattaagcagaaaaaaaaaaaaaaaaaaaaaaagatctccacgCCAGAAGACAAAGGAAGTCACGAATGCTTCTGAACACGTTCTAGTGTTGGTGAGACACTTGGGGAAGAAGCCGGAGGCAGCTCGATGCAAAACACTTGGAATTAATTCTCAACTGGAATTTTCAGCTACATTGGAAACTTGACGCCTCCCTGTCATTGACATTTTAACAAAGATCTTCCTTTAGGAAAAACTGGCTCTACTTTGTATCAACAGCATTAAAGTTCCTGGCGAGATACTGTCAGCACTGAGTGTGTTTGAAAACCTTCAGGCCAGCTCCAgcgctgagtcgcttcagttgtgtctgactctctgtgaccccagggactgtaagtccatcaggctcctctgtcagtgggattctccaggcaagaacactggagtgggttgccatgccttcctccgggggatcttcccaatccaggggtcgaaGCCGCGTCTCTTataagtctcctgcatcagcaggcggggTTTTTTatcgctagtgccacctgggaagctctagacCAATTAACATTTTTATCCCCCGCTCCAGTGTGTGGTttataggattttagttccctgacctggtaCTGAAGCTGGGCCtctagcagtgaaagtgccaagtcctaaccactggactgccagggaagtcccagcgaTTTTTTGTTTGATGGAGatcggtcctgagtgttcactggaaggactgatgttgaggctgagactccaatcctttggccccctgatgcgaagagctgactcatttgaaaagaccctaatgctgggaaagattgaaggcgggaggagaaggggacgacccaggatgagatggttggatggcatcaccgactcgatggacatgagtttgagtaaactccgggagctggtgatggacagggaggcctggcgtgctgtagtccatggggtcgcaaagagtcggacacgactgagcaactgaactgaactcttttttCTTAACTGAGCCAGTCACAAGTCTGGCACGGCAGAGAATATATAAACACTTTCACAATTCTGACACAACTTCATATACCACATCAGTTGTTGTAACAacttactatcagttcagttcagtcgctcagtcgtgcctgactcatTTGCGATCCCAAGGACCTCACAACTTACTCTGTGTTACCTTAAACACACACTGGGAAAAAGGAAACATGACTTATCCAAAAGCTTTTATGGATCAGAAATACAGGTTAGCCACTCTGGGTTAAGCACGCACAGAGGGCCAAAGCCAGTATCCCTAACTTAAATTTCTTCCCTGAGAAGATATCATTTTCAAGAACACTGTTATTATTCCTGCCACAGTTGATTCATCACGGTAGACAGTCTCTCACTCAGAGGCTTCTAGAATTCCAGAAGATCAAAACCACAGAAGCTCACAAAACCTCCCAACAAGGCCCCTTTGATTTGTTAAGGGGGAGGTAGAATTTCCAGAATTCAAAGAAACCGTGATGTTTCCCGAGAGAttcaacatagatgaaaaaaagcAAGGTATCTCACGCAAACACTCACTTTGTCTACTCCAGCACTCAAAATGTAATTGCCCTTCTTGTTCCACTTCAAGGCGAAGATGGGGCCTTTATGTTGGCCTAAGGTGCTGGCCAGGTTACCTGGTAGGttaaaaacaaagagagaaatcAGGGTGACTTCTGAGACACGCTCGGTCTGTACCCCGGATGATGGCAACTCAAAGTACCCCCTCTTCCAACGCTGACGCGAGGGAGGCGGGGCCGGGAGGACTTACCATCCTCTGTCCATATTCTTGCAAAACCATCATAGGAACCCGTAGCCAGTAGTGTCCCGTCACTCTGTGGGCCAGAAACACACCAACACAAGCTATTTATTCGAGCCTGCACGCGGGGCCTTCATTCCCCGAGCAGGGGTCGGTCAGACTCACGGCCCCTGCAACAGAGCTGCAGACTCCtgacctctgggccaccagggcaaGTCCCAGGCTTCCTTCCCCAAAAATCATCACAAGGCCAGGGGGGCGAGGAAAACACACCGCACCCCGTCACCAATGACGACATCAATAAAAGACACCGTACGAAAAGTTACTGAGTGACTTTGGGAGACCTTGGCAAGCTTTGAAAAATAGCTGCAGATACTATGACGAGAGAAGAGCTTGTGATGAAATGACAGGACATCCAGGAACGTGATAAACTGTTggggggaatgcaaactagcacacccactatggagcacagtgtggagattccttaaaaaactggaactagaactgccatacgacccagcaatcccactgctgggcatacacaccgaggaaacaagaactgaaagagacacgtgtaccccagtgctcatcgcagcactgtttataataaatagccaggacatggaagcaacctagatgtccatcagcagatgaatgggtaagaaagcagtggaacatatacacactggaatattacccagccattaaaaagaatgcatttgaatcagttctaatgaggtggatgaaactggggcctattatacagagtgaagcaagtcagaaagaaaaacaccaaaaaaaaaggaaagaaaaacaccaatacagtatactaacgcatatatatggaatttagaaagatggtaacgataaccatgtatgcgagatagcaaaagagacatagatgtacagaacagtctcttggactctgtgggagaaggtgagggtgggatgatttgagagaatagcattgaaacatgtatattatcatatgtgaaacagatcgccagtccaggttcaatgcatgaggcagggtgctcggggctggtgcactgggatgacccagacggatgggatggggagggaggtgggagggggtttcaggatggggaacacatgtatacccgtggcggattcatgtcaagtatggcaaaaaccactacagcattgtaaagtaattagcccccaattaaaataaattaataaagtaaaatcaaaaacagaaaaaaataaactgtatagtccaaaaaaaaaaaaaaagaaaaaaagaacgtgataaagagaaagtgaaaagatgctggagagctgtgtgtgtgtccgGGCACAGATGCGGAGGGTCGGGTGGGAAGTTCGCATCTCCCTGGGCACACCTCAGGGTACCCCCACATAACAGGCTCCCTGATAAAGCCGCCAGACTCCTCCTGCTGCCGACGTGCAGCTTACTGAACACCATTCGGCTGGCGGTCGGCCCGGACCCCCGGGTGGGCTGACCCACGATCCCGTCCCCTTTCTggggtccgccccagctccgtcCAACACCACAAGCCGTCTCCAAGGCCGCGGGGACGGCACAGGTGTCCCCGACGGCGTCCGGGAGGGAGGCAGCTTACGTTCCAGTCCAGCGAGGTGACGTCTTTGTTACTGGGGACGTCGTGGCCCCCCTCCCGGATACAGTGCCTCAGCACCAGCTGTGTGGACCCCCCGTTGCTGTTTTCATTCAGGTTCCATATCCTGGCGGTCGAGTCTCCGGACCTGCGCAAGGAACACAGCCAGCCCTCAAGCTCCCGGGCCCAGAGCAAGCAACACCCACCACTGCTTGTCGCCTGGCTGGGTCTCTGTCTTTTTAATgtcgctccaaaaaaaaaaaaaatcaccatggtTTTCTCTCTCCACTCTTAGGTGCCCTAATCATTTTAAATGTCTGCGCATAGCTTTCCACACAGCTGAGAAAACAGCTGAATATGGACTTTTGCACAGGCTTAGACACCCCAAGGGCTCCCCCCTGCTCAAAGCCCTGCTCTGTACACTCTGAGAAGATTTCACACATGACGTAGAAAGGGAGTGTCTATCCCAGGAGGAAGGACTCGGACACCTGGACCCCAGCACCCTCCAACCTGACCCTGGAAGACTTGGACACCTGGACCCCAGGCACCCCCCAATCTGATCCTGGAGGACTCGGACACCCAGACCCCAGGCACCCCCCAACCTGACCCTGGAGGACTCGGATACCTGGACCCTGGGCCACCCTTCAACCTGATCCTGGAGGACTCGGATACCTGGACCCTGGGCAACCCCCAACCTGACCCTGGAGGACTCAGAAACCTGGACCCTGGGCACCCCCAAACCTGACCCTGGAGGACCCGGACCCTGGGAACCCCCCAACCTGATCCTGGAGGACTCGGAAACCTGGACCCTGGGCACCCCCCAACCTGACCCTGGAGGACTCGGATACCTGGACCCTGGGCCACCCTTCAACCTGACCCTGGATGACTCGGATACCTGGACCCTGGGCAACCCCCAACCTGACCCTGGAGGACTCAGAAACCTGGACCCTGGGAACCCCCAAACCTGACCCTGGAGGACCCGGACCCTGGGAACCCCCCAACCTGATCCTGGAGGACTCGGACACCTGGACCCTGGGAACCCCCCAACCTGACGCTGGATGACTTGGACACCTGGACCCCAGGAACCCCCCAACCTGAGCCTGGAGGACTCGGATATCTGGACCCCGGGCACCCCCGGCCTGACCCCTTACCCCGAAGCCAAGAGGTCACTGACAGGGTTCCAGGCACAAATGAACACCTCGGACTCGTGGCCCCGAAGGACGGTGGCTTTGCTGGGCGGGATCTCCACGTCTCCGTCTATTTCCATTGGTTTCGAGTGATTATCTGTCGTGGGGAACAGGACAGGAAACGTGTCTCACTGACATGGAAGAAACCCATCCATCCTCAGAGCATGTAAGCTGGACAGATAACTTCCTCCGCTGCACTGCCAGGTCACTTGTGATGATTGTAACCAGGGGATGGCTTCTGTGAAGTCTTCACAGTCTCCAGATTTGATAGGGAATTAAAAACTGGTGTTTATTCTTTGTAACTAGGGCCAGGCTCATAGGTAATAACAATGGGAATGAGACTGGACACAGACAGACAGCTGTCTCTTGAGCAGAATTTGAAGGTTCCTTCTCTCTATTTCCACAGTAAAAAGAAGcatattttgttacattttccTAAGAAGTcaatgaggagaaggggatgcagaggatgagacggttggatggcatcactgactcaatgcacatgagcctgagccaactccgggagatggtgatggacagggaagactggtgtactacagcccatggggtctcaaagagtcagacaccactgaatgaaCAAGAGCAACACAAGTGAAATTAGTAGTTTCTTAATACCAAAGGCCATCTCACTCTTTGTTATATGCCTAGAACTTAAgttgtgttgttgctgtttaagTCGCCACGTCacgtccgcctctttgtgacccggcttctctgtccacagggattctctaggcaagaatactggagtgggttgctgtttcctcctccaggggatcttcccgacccagggatcgaacccgcatctcttaatgtcttctgcactggcagatgaGATCTGTACTGCtgaacaacttagcaactgaacaagtcaGTTGCAAACACTGCTGCTAGAATGCAAGTTATAATTCAAATGTCAGTGGGAATAATTAGGATACATATAAAGTTTTCTCAGCACAAGTTCCTTCTGTAGACGGGACAAGTGATTTTATAAGACATCTTCCTGAGGGGGCACCTCCTTACCTACGAAGCTCCCACACGGACACGCCATCCTTCTTGCAGAAGGCTGACCACCCACAACCCCTCGGCCTGCTAACAACCTCATGGTCTTGGGACTCAAATGCTATTTTCTTACTGGAGCCAAGTGTGTTCCAGGCTTTTGAAGCCATGCAGACACACCCCAGACGACCCAACGGGGACTCCAGGTTGTGAAAGGCTGGTGGCAACAAGTCGTGGTAGATGCCGCACAGAAGAGACTCATCCTGGATCATGCTTTAGCgttaggtcgctcagtcatgccagactctttgtgaccccacagactgtagcccaccaggctcctctgtccatgggatttccccaggcaggaatactggagtgggttgccatttcctcctccaggggatcttcccgacccagggactgaacctgggtctcctgccccgtgggcagattcttcaccatgtgAGCCCCCAGCAAAGTCCTGAAAAGTagatccacttttcccccttctatgcGGCACAAGAAATAAGGTTCTTGAAGGTCAGAATGAAGTCTAACCTCAGACGCTGTACGTCTGGCTGAAGCTGCCTTTTAACAAGAGCAGGTGGGACAGAGCAGAAGTTGGAAAACAGtggacatgcatgtgtgtgtgtgtgtcggtggGGGGAAGTTGGTGGCCGGCCCTCAGGTGGAAAGTAACCCCACTGCAGAGGCCCCCTCAAacggaggaggagctgggagcTTCCAGCACACCTGTCTCCATGTGGCTACGCCCCCTTGGCATTTTAGATTGAAAGACACGGTGGAGTTTGCAAGGTTTCTGTCACAGCAGTGCGAAAGCAGATTTCTCAAGCCTCACCAATTACGCTTCCTTTCTGGGGTGGAAGGTGAAGAAAACAGGGACGTTCACCTTCTGGGCTGTAGCTGAAGCAAACGAGGACGTTCACCTTCTTCCTGTTTCACTTTTAGCACCTTGACGGAGAGACCCCACGGGACTGGGCAAGCCCACGAATGACATGCGGGCACAAGCCACGttatcttttcttctcctttcctggGCCCCTGTCCTGGAGAACCTTGTGAACATTGATTATGGGGCCTGCTGATGGGAGGTCATTTGATTCGACATTGCACAGACAGTCTTGAAGCCGTCCTGCATGGCAGCCTGGCCCTTCTCTCTGCCCAGCGGTAGAGCCGTGTCCCGACTCCAGTGGGGAGAGGCCTCGGCCCGGAGATGACAATCTTCCCCCTCGGGCGTGCACAGCACCTCGGAGGGAAGGGGCGTTCAAAATAGGGAAGAAGACACACTCACTGGCAGAGACttacatgcacgcacacacacgcacactctgAATGTAGAACTTCCTTGAAGCTGTCTCTGAATTTGTAAGCAGGAGGTTCTCTGGCCTTCCCTGgcggctcggatggtaaagaatccacctaccagtgcaggatacgcaggtccaatccctgggtcgggaagatcccctggagaggggagtggctacccacgctccagtgctcttgcctggggcattcaatggacagaggagcctggcgggctacagttcatgaggttgcaaagagctggatatgactgagcaattaagcactcTCTAACTTGAAGCTCTCTGCCTCATTTTGCACAACCTTTTGGGCATTAGCTAACAGGGACCCTACTGCAACCAACCACATAAGCCAGCATTTGCTATGTGGGCCTGGTAACCTCTCAGTGACCATGGGCTCTGAGTGCCATGTCAGAATCTGTCCGCAGGGCAGGACAGTGCAGGGCGCCTCCAGAGACGAGACCCTCCTGAGCTGGGCGGTATTCAAAGGGCAACACGACTCCCTTTACACCAAGTGAGCTGTCAGAGGAGCGGAACTCCTACAGCTGAGGATGGGCAGGTATTAGAAAGTCACGTCATCGGAACCACGTATACAATTAGACAGCCAGCGGGAATGtgctggggcttcccacgtggcgctcatggtaaagaacccgcctgcccatgcaagagacgggggctcgatccctggcttgggaagagcccctgggcgGAGGAAACAGAGACCCGCTCCACTACTGTTAACTGGAGAagcccgtagacagaggagcctggcgggcaacagtccacgggggtTGCAGAAGAGGCGGACGTGACGGAAGTGACttcgtgcacacacatgcacgggAATATGCTgttgtgatgcagggagctctgTAAACAACCTAGAGGCAGGAGATGGgctgggagggagcttcaagagggaggggacatatgtatcatgtgtatacctatggctgattcgtgttgatggaTGGCAGGGGACCTATGTATACCTACGCAGAAACTGGTGTTGATGGATGGTGGAAACCAACATGATACTGCACgttaattattctccaattaaacaaacaaaccacgtCTAAGGATTTCAATGGGAAAATTGGAGCAAGAAGGCCTCCTGGGTGCAGAGTAAGCAAACGCTAGCCAAGGCCTGCAGGACACCGTCCAGCGGACCCAGCCAGAGTCGGAGGACACTAGAGAAGCCCGCCGGGACCGGGCATCCCACACTCACTGATGGCGTGTGCTCCGTTCTCCTCCCCGTTGACCGTGGCCTCGCCGTTCTTTGGTGGGTTCTGCTGGGAAGCGGCCGCGGGGGCCGCCGTCGTGGCCGCTGCTGCCGcggctgctgccgccgctgcggCTGCTGCGGCCGCGGCCGCCTGCTGCTGGGCCAGCTTCTCCCGGAAGGCCTGCTGCCGCGTCTGCACCACGTCCGGCATCACCGCGTCAATCAGGGACAGGG
This DNA window, taken from Bubalus kerabau isolate K-KA32 ecotype Philippines breed swamp buffalo chromosome X, PCC_UOA_SB_1v2, whole genome shotgun sequence, encodes the following:
- the LOC129639827 gene encoding F-box-like/WD repeat-containing protein TBL1X isoform X2 — translated: MPDVVQTRQQAFREKLAQQQAAAAAAAAAAAAAAAAAATTAAPAAASQQNPPKNGEATVNGEENGAHAINNHSKPMEIDGDVEIPPSKATVLRGHESEVFICAWNPVSDLLASGSGDSTARIWNLNENSNGGSTQLVLRHCIREGGHDVPSNKDVTSLDWNSDGTLLATGSYDGFARIWTEDGNLASTLGQHKGPIFALKWNKKGNYILSAGVDKTTIIWDAHTGEAKQQFPFHSAPALDVDWQNNTTFASCSTDMCIHVCRLGCDRPVKTFQGHTNEVNAIKWDPSGMLLASCSDDMTLKIWSMKQDTCVHDLQAHSKEIYTIKWSPTGPATSNPNSSIMLASASFDSTVRLWDVERGVCVHTLTKHQEPVYSVAFSPDGKYLASGSFDKCVHIWNTQSGSLVHSYRGTGGIFEVCWNARGDKVGASASDGSVCVLDLRK